From the Solanum stenotomum isolate F172 chromosome 4, ASM1918654v1, whole genome shotgun sequence genome, one window contains:
- the LOC125861327 gene encoding secreted RxLR effector protein 161-like — MVVRSLDIHKDPFRPQENEEELIGDETPYLSAIGELMYIANNTRPDICFAVSLLARFSSSPAKRHWNGVKHIFRYLQGTIDMRLFYSNKSKSELIGYADAGYLSDSHKVRSQTSNLFTYGGTTISWHSMKQTLATTSSNNAEIIAIHEASRECVWLRSMTQHIQEMCGFPMKRDIPTALNEDNVASIVQLKGDTLKETKQNTFHQNSFSLMILRRKVK, encoded by the coding sequence atGGTTGTGAGATCGCTTGACATACATAAAGATCCATTTCGAcctcaagaaaatgaagaagagcTTATTGGCGATGAAACTCCATATCTTAGTGCTATTGGGGAGCTAATGTATATTGCCAATAATACTCGACCAGATATCTGTTTTGCAGTAAGTTTATTGGCAAGATTCAGCTCGTCCCCAGCAAAGAGACATTGGAATGGAGTCAAACATATATTCAGATATCTTCAGGGAACCATTGatatgagattattttattctaataaaTCCAAGTCAGAATTAATTGGTTATGCAGATGCTGGATATTTGTCTGATTCACATAAAGTTCGATCTCAGACAAGcaatttatttacatatggaggCACAACTATATCTTGGCATTCAATGAAACAAACATTAGCTACTACTTCTTCAAACAATGCAGAAATAATAGCCATCCATGAAGCAAGTCGGGAGTGTGTTTGGTTGAGATCAATGACTCAACATATTCAAGAAATGTGTGGTTTTCCTATGAAAAGGGATATTCCAACTGCATTGAACGAAGACAATGTTGCATCTATAGTTCAGTTGAAGGGAGATACATTAAAGGAGACAAAACAAAACACATTTCACCAAAATTCTTTTTCACTCATGATCTTGAGAAGAAAGGTGAAATAA
- the LOC125861329 gene encoding uncharacterized protein LOC125861329, with amino-acid sequence MTSPKIQKDIVSSCAQEIVKAIIANLDGDFFGILVDESKDISHHEQMALSLMYINKKGKMNERVIAIVRVGDTSAQSLKETLCCLILRHSLSTSKYVDKAIMGLLLPIFLLLDNFFAIIANVLNVVGSSFKRRDQLRDHQTETLEQLLESGEVQIGKKFESRTRDSKTSEFEFFFLIHLMLKILVMSNELSAALQRKEQDIVNAMIFLDITKRDCXKKRLQLLRDDGWESLLNEVSLFCDKHEILVPKMDEFYIPENSKHKSCSVTYSHHLRVELFYAIIDLQLQELNNRFDVVSGNLLLGMASLNPVNAFANFDKEKIMILAKHYPDEFG; translated from the exons ATGACTTCTCCAAAAATTCAAAAGGATATTGTGAGTTCTTGTGCACAAGAAATCGTGAAAGCTATAATTGCTAACTTGGATGGAGATTTTTTTGGAATATTAGTTGATGAATCTAAAGACATATCACACCATGAACAGATGGCCCTTTCTTtgatgtatattaataaaaaaggCAAAATGAATGAGCGAGTTATTGCTATTGTTCGTGTTGGTGATACATCTGCACAATCATTGAAGGAAACACTATGTTGTTTGATTTTGAGACACTCTTTGAGTACATCTAAATACGTGGACAAGGCTATAATGGGGCTA CTATTGCCAATTTTTTTACTTCTGGACAACTTCTTTGCTATTATTGCTAacgtgttgaatgtggttggaTCATCATTTAAGCGTAGAGATCAACTTCGGGACCATCAAACAGAGACGTTGGAACAACTACTAGAAAGCGGTGAGGTTCAAATTGGAAAAAAGTTTGAATCAAGAACGAGGGATTCAAAGACCAG tgaatttgaattttttttcttgattcattTGATGTTGAAAATATTGGTGATGTCAAATGAGTTGAGTGCGGCATTGCAGAGAAAGGAACAAGATATTGTTAATGCCATGATATTTCTTGACATTACTAAAAGAGACTGCNCTAAAAAGAGACTGCAATTGTTGAGAGATGACGGGTGGGAATCTTTGTTGAATGAAGTTTCATTATTTTGTGATAAACATGAAATTTTGGTACCTAAGATGGATGAATTTTATATTCCTGAAAATTCAAAGCATAAGTCTTGTAGTGTTACTTATTCACATCACTTACGTGTTGAGCTCTTTTATGCTATTATTGACTTGCAACTGCAAGAGCTTAATAATCGATTTGATGTTGTGAGTGGTAACTTACTTCTTGGTATGGCAAGTTTGAATCCGGTCAATGCTTTTGCTAATTTtgataaggaaaaaataatgatattggCCAAACATTATCCAGATGAGTTTGGCTAA
- the LOC125861328 gene encoding uncharacterized protein LOC125861328 translates to MSNLSKLEFVVLDISGNNYLSWLLDAEIHLDAKGLGATITNGNTASSQDKAKAMIFLRHYLDEGLKVEYLTVKDPLELWIDLKEMCDHLKQYHERGFKKYSKLISCLLVVEQHNTLLLKNHEAHPTGTAPLLEANEVEAHGQSERRQNKNQDQNNVCGRDNGRGRYNNRRGGGRHKMENNMGSQRNHFKSQLSSLS, encoded by the exons ATGTCGAATTTATCAAAGCTTGAGTTCGTGGTACTTGACATTTCTGGAAATAATTACTTGTCATGGTTACTCGATGCTGAAATTCACCTTGACGCTAAAGGTCTTGGTGCCACTATTACCAATGGTAATACAGCGTCGAGTCAGGACAAAGCAAAGGCAATGATTTTCCTTCGTCATTATTTGGATGAAGGATTGAAGGTTGAATACCTTACGGTGAAAGATCCACTTGAATTGTGGATTGATTTGAAGGAAATGTGTGACCACCTTAAG CAATACCATGAAAGGGGattcaaaaaatattctaagttgaTCTCATGTCTTCTTGTGGTTGAGCAACATAATACTCTTTTATTGAAAAACCATGAGGCCCATCCCACGGGAACTGCTCCGTTACTAGAAGCAAACGAGGTTGAAGCACATGGCCAGTCTGaaagaagacaaaataaaaatcagGACCAAAATAATGTGTGTGGACGTGACAATGGCAGAGGACGATATAATAATCGTCGTGGTGGTGGTCGCCATAAAATGGAGAACAATATGGGTTCACAAAGAAATCATTTCAAGAGCCAATTGTCATCGTTGTCATGA
- the LOC125861326 gene encoding peptide-N4-(N-acetyl-beta-glucosaminyl)asparagine amidase A-like encodes MEIFVHFYPAELKLGEFDSGVDLTVPISRNMHLNDGLWFEIENSTDVPSKDFKIPPKVYRAVLEVCVSFHENDESWYGNPPNEYISSNNLTITGNGAFRKVVVSLDEMVVSVVWPFTGGANPLFWRLISGIGSFDLPSYDIEITPLLGMILDGSNHKISFGVADTLNVCKSISLTGMVKSSYGTITTNSSQSLHYMVMGNEGNLKIVDQIIEFNDIVDAITPSSSVHSLESFKKYPFQWCTDNVDQGNQSYASISNLTLGLEDKRVKGSKYGSSVSSVNNLQNVQGYMIVKGQLLVKGLGSTQQVYNYNDDSCCYSRNISSSNYAILYDKVSNSCSNSTWSRWHLRIAKGGLFLVEESFLQSRLDFSEFHCLSLICCWSYSMWSK; translated from the exons ATGGaaatttttgttcatttttatccTGCTGAACTGAAATTGGGTGAATTTGATTCTGGGGTTGATTTGACTGTCCCCATTTCAAGAAATATGCATTTGAATGATGGGTTGTGGTTTGAGATTGAAAATTCAACAGATGTACCGTCAAAGGATTTCAAGATTCCCCCAAAAGTGTATAGGGCTGTATTGGAAGTTTGTGTTTCATTTCATGAGAATGATGAGTCTTGGTATGGGAATCCACCTAATGAGTATATAAGTTCGAATAATCTTACTATCACGGGGAATGGAGCTTTTAGGAAGGTGGTGGTTAGTTTGGATGAAATGGTAGTTAGTGTAGTTTGGCCTTTTACTGGTGGTGCTAATCCCCTCTTTTGGAGACTGATTAGTGGAATTGGCTCGTTTGACCTTCCTTCTTATGACATTGAAATTACCCCGttgttaggaatgattttagatggAAGTAATCATAAGATTTCATTTGGAGTTGCGGATACTCTGAACGTGTG CAAATCTATCTCATTGACTGGAATGGTAAAGTCATCTTATGGAACTATCACTACTAATTCGTCTCAAAGTCTACACTATATGGTAATGGGAAATGAAGGGAACTTGAAAATAGTGGATCAGATAATAGAATTCAATGATATTGTTGATGCCATAACGCCATCTTCTTCTGTTCACTCGCTTGAGTCCTTCAAAAAGTATCCGTTCCAGTGGTGTACTGACAATGTAGATCAAGGAAACCAAAGCTATGCCTCGATATCAAACTTGACATTGGGATTAGAGGACAAGAGGGTAAAGGGTTCCAAGTATGGATCCTCAGTCAGCTCTGTTAATAATTTGCAGAACGTGCAGGGCTATATGATTGTAAAGGGCCAGTTACTAGTCAAAGGACTTGGAAGTACGCAACAAGTATATAATTATAACGATGATTCGTGCTGCTACTCCAGGAACATAAGCAGCTCAAATTACGCGATACTTTATGATAAGGTAAGCAATAGCTGCAGCAATAGTACTTGGTCTCGTTGGCATTTGAGGATTGCAAAAGGCGGTCTCTTCCTGGTTGAAGAGTCTTTTTTGCAATCTCGTCTTGACTTTTCCGAATTTCACTGTCTTTCACTCATTTGCTGCTGGAGCTACTCTATGTGGTCGAAGTAG